Proteins encoded in a region of the Streptomyces liliiviolaceus genome:
- a CDS encoding roadblock/LC7 domain-containing protein, with product MAENRGLDWLLDDLTQRVEHIRHALVLSNDGLVTGASTGLRREDAEHLAAVSSGLHSLAKGSGRHFGAGRVRQTMIEFDDAVLFVTAAGTGSCLCVLSAAEADIGQVAYEMTLLVNRVGEHLHVDARHPEHSPTIDI from the coding sequence ATGGCGGAGAACCGGGGACTTGACTGGCTGCTCGACGACCTGACCCAGCGTGTCGAGCACATACGCCACGCACTCGTGCTGTCCAACGACGGGCTGGTGACCGGGGCGAGCACAGGTCTGCGGCGGGAGGACGCCGAACACCTCGCCGCCGTCTCATCCGGCCTGCACAGCCTGGCCAAGGGCTCGGGCAGGCACTTCGGCGCGGGCCGGGTCCGGCAGACCATGATCGAATTCGATGACGCGGTGCTCTTCGTCACGGCAGCCGGCACCGGCAGCTGCCTGTGCGTGCTCAGTGCGGCCGAAGCCGACATCGGCCAGGTCGCGTACGAGATGACTCTGCTCGTCAATCGCGTCGGCGAGCATCTTCACGTCGATGCCCGACATCCGGAACACTCGCCCACCATAGACATCTGA
- a CDS encoding PPOX class F420-dependent oxidoreductase: MAHKMTDEEWRAFVSHGTRTGKLSTVRADGRPHVAPIWFVLDGDDLVFNTGKDTVKGRNLARDGRVALCVDDDRPPFAYVVVQGQARISEDLDDVRLWAGRIGGRYMGEERAEEFAARNGVPGELVVRVRIEKVLAEGSVSD; the protein is encoded by the coding sequence ATGGCACACAAGATGACCGATGAGGAATGGCGGGCGTTCGTCTCGCACGGAACCCGCACCGGCAAGTTGTCGACCGTCCGGGCCGACGGACGGCCGCATGTGGCACCGATCTGGTTCGTGCTCGACGGCGACGACCTGGTCTTCAACACGGGGAAGGACACCGTCAAGGGGCGGAATCTGGCTCGGGACGGCCGGGTGGCCCTGTGCGTGGACGACGACCGGCCGCCGTTCGCCTACGTCGTCGTACAGGGGCAGGCCCGGATCTCGGAGGACCTCGACGACGTCCGGCTCTGGGCGGGACGGATCGGAGGCCGGTACATGGGCGAGGAGCGCGCCGAGGAGTTCGCGGCCCGGAACGGCGTACCCGGTGAACTCGTCGTACGCGTGAGGATCGAGAAGGTTCTCGCGGAGGGGTCGGTCTCGGACTGA
- a CDS encoding GTP-binding protein produces MAPEHSDATSGETAALALKILVAGGFGVGKTTLVGAVSEIRPLRTEELLSEAGRSVDDTGGVDRKVTTTVAMDFGRITIRSGLSLHLFGTPGQDRFWFLWDELAQGALGAVVLADTRRLEDCFPAVDYFEHRHIPFVVAVNCFTDARTYGAHEVSRALDLDRGTPVVLCDARDRDSGKEVLVRLVEYAGRMHTARLLDSVG; encoded by the coding sequence ATGGCCCCTGAACACTCCGATGCCACCAGCGGTGAGACGGCCGCCCTGGCACTGAAGATCCTCGTCGCCGGCGGCTTCGGCGTCGGCAAGACCACCCTGGTGGGCGCGGTCAGCGAGATCAGACCGCTGCGCACCGAGGAACTGCTCAGTGAGGCTGGCCGGTCGGTGGACGACACCGGCGGCGTGGACCGGAAGGTGACGACGACCGTCGCCATGGACTTCGGGCGCATCACCATCAGGTCCGGGCTGTCGCTCCACCTGTTCGGAACGCCAGGCCAGGACAGATTCTGGTTCCTGTGGGACGAACTGGCGCAAGGAGCCCTGGGCGCCGTCGTCCTGGCGGACACCCGCCGGCTTGAGGACTGCTTCCCGGCGGTGGACTACTTCGAACACCGGCACATCCCCTTCGTGGTGGCGGTCAACTGCTTCACCGACGCACGCACGTACGGCGCCCACGAAGTGTCACGGGCCCTCGACCTCGACCGGGGAACCCCCGTGGTGCTCTGCGACGCCCGTGACCGCGACTCGGGAAAGGAAGTGCTGGTACGTCTCGTCGAGTACGCCGGGCGGATGCACACCGCCCGGCTCCTCGACTCGGTCGGCTGA
- a CDS encoding roadblock/LC7 domain-containing protein: protein MIQDPDTGTAERSGELDWLLDDLVLRIAEVRHAVVLSDDGLAVGASTGLGREDAEHLAAVSSGFHSLAKGAGRHFGAGGVRQTMVEMDDGFLFVVAAGDGSCLAVLSGVTADIGLIAYEMARLVRRVGEHLHSAPREGSRPPAAG, encoded by the coding sequence ATGATCCAGGATCCGGATACGGGGACCGCGGAACGGTCCGGCGAACTCGACTGGCTGCTGGACGACCTGGTGCTGCGGATCGCCGAGGTGAGGCATGCAGTCGTGCTCTCCGACGACGGGCTCGCGGTGGGCGCCTCCACCGGTCTCGGACGCGAGGACGCGGAGCATCTCGCTGCGGTCTCCTCCGGTTTCCACAGCCTGGCCAAAGGCGCGGGCCGTCACTTCGGCGCGGGCGGAGTACGCCAGACGATGGTGGAGATGGACGACGGCTTCCTGTTCGTGGTGGCCGCCGGAGACGGGTCCTGCCTCGCCGTCCTGAGCGGCGTGACGGCCGACATCGGCCTGATCGCCTACGAGATGGCACGCCTGGTCAGACGGGTGGGCGAGCATCTCCACTCGGCTCCCCGCGAAGGCTCCCGTCCGCCCGCGGCCGGGTGA